The Rhinatrema bivittatum chromosome 10, aRhiBiv1.1, whole genome shotgun sequence DNA segment AGACTTTGGGGGAAAATCGTTCCCTGGGAGGGCCAGGATTAGGAGAGCTCTGCTGGCGCCTTCTCACAACCCATGCTCGGTATTACACCGGCGACTCGCTGCAGGAGaatcccttccttttttttttttttggaacctgGTGAaacactttgatttttttttttctggtttttggcaagaatttttttttctgctgacccttcctgCCCAGTGGAGGGGAATAGATTGCAGTAAGGGATCCACTGCCTGGATCCCTTACTGGATAAAGGTGAAGCGAGAACCTGGAGTAAGAGTTTTTTTAATTCCTGGAGACCCCCACCGGAGCCtacccagggggggggggaaagagcagAGTGCGGTTTGGAGGAGGGTTATTTCACCCCTGGACTACGGGTACCGCTGGGAGAGGGATACCCCCCACATCTAAGATCCTCCTTGCCCACCTGAGATACTCgggcagagagaggaagaggaacaggGCTCAGAGGTGATGGATGGACATGGATGTAACCAGAAACCAGTGCTCATGGTGCCAGATGGTTCGATTGGAAGACGTTCAGTAAAGTTATTTTTGGAACGCTTAGGCTAGTGCGTCCGGCTTTCTTATTTTGCACCTACACCTGCATAACCACAAGTACACGCCTGTGCCTTCAGCCCCTCAAAGAATCCATCCTGGGGCTTGTAAAAACTGTGCGTCTGTGTGCGGCCCCCTGAACTTTTCGGTTTAAACCCTGAAGTAGGGGCTACATAAATAAAACCTTTGTGCCTTTTGGAGATTCAGCTCCCGTGGTCCGAGGCAACTACAGGGAACCTCTCTAAAAGGGTTCCCCGGTTCAGATCAAGAAGCCACTGCTCCACTCAGCCTTGTACCTTTCCACGGTAGATTCGATAAGAACCTGCTGTAATTGGGTAATAGGAATTGTGCGGCCTGCCGGGAAGGAGCTCAGGAAGAATTCACCCTGCAAGGACCTAGATCCCATGGCATTtcagaatgaatgaatgcgccCGGGGCTTAATTAAGGGGGGAAATGGCCTGGAAATGAGTTCCCCCAAGTCTCTCCAGACTTAagaagcagagcagcagggggtgctcagctccaggcagcctgcagggaagaggagaggaggggatgagcctggagcagacagagcaaagtcCCTCTGTACTCTAATCCAGCCCCCTTCCCCCTAGCCCTCCTGTTCTGCAGCTTGGGAAAAGAGTGAAGGAGGGGCAGGGATGAAGGGGTGCGTGAGGAGAGCGGGCGGTGCTGCTCCCTTCTTTTCTTGCCCAGGGAGGCAAAGAGCAGACCATGCTTTGACCCCCACCCCTCCAGTCCAAGGAGGCTGAAGAGAGCGGGGTACACTCCAATCTGCCCTTGTCCTCCGAGGCTGAGGAGAGCCAGCTGATTCTGGCTCAAAGAGGAGGCTTGTGTCTCACTTGCTAAGGAGGAAGAGGGTGATTTTCTTGAAGGGAAGGCTCGAGAACGACCAAGGATTAGGGGTGAGACGGGGGACCTGGCACCACTGAGGGGGTTCATGGGAGTCGGGAGCTGAGAGTTGGGAATGGAGGATCAAGTTCCCCAGGGTAGAGAGAAGGACCCCTATCTATTTACCCTCCTCCTCATCCTTACCCCAGCGGTCCTCTGTCCCCGGACCTCAGTAGCGCTCAACCCCGAGCCACCCTTCATCTGCCAGTGCTCAAGCGAAAAATGGCTAGGGATGGAGGATCCCAGGGATAAAGAGGCAGAGTGTGTTTGTATCTGTGCGTTTGAGAGAGGGAGAgtttggtgtgtgagagagcacgCATATgcgagagagcgcatgtgtgtgagagagagtgtggtgtgcgagagagcgcatgtgtgtgagagagagtgtggtgtgcgagagagtgcatgtgtgtgagagagagtgtggtgtgtgagagagcacgCATATgcgagagagcgcatgtgtgtgagagagagtgtggtgtgcgagagagtgcatgtgtgtgagagagagtgtggtgtgcgagagagcgcatgtgtgtgagagagagtgtggtgtgcgagagagcacgtgtgtgcgAGAGAGCGTGAGTTCACAGTGACCCTGGCTCCACCACCTTGCACAGGTCACTCCTGGGCCTGCTccacctccctcttcccccattcCATAGCTCCTTTTTGTCTTCAGATTAAGCCCCAAGTGCACCTGTTGGTTTTGGTCGGTTTCTGTCTGTGCATTCATCGTCGTCTTTCTGCCATGCTTTGCTTCAATGGATTTGCACCAGTTTTGCTAAGATAAACTAATAGGGAAGCGGGGGGGGACTAGAAAGGGTCCATTCATGCTCACAAAATGTATCTAAACTGATTAAGTCCCTGTTTATTTTGTGCATATACAGAGCAGGGCACTTACCGGCTCTTTTAAGCCTCACTGCTCCAATAGGCTGCATGCACCCTGCTGATGTCACAATGCTAgcccctcccactcagccagggGCCCCTCCCACACCTTATACTGTACTGCTTGAGCTTACGAGTGGATTGACAAAAACACTGGACCACAAGAAGTCTACAAAACACCTCTACTCCATAACATGCTGAGTGCCTACTCTTCTCTAACCTGTTACAACAGCTGCTACTACTAACCTGTTTGTTAGTTTCTTACTGGGCTCCATGTTGAGATAATGAAGTGCTCTAGGGAGACGACGCTGGTACCTTCGAGATACAGGCCCAGCGCTGGCTTTCAGTGACCAGAGAAGTCCAAAGAGGAGCAGGAATCCTCCAACCCCACAGCAGAAGAAGCTGACGGACCGGAGCAACGCACTGGGCGAGGACTGCAGGGCTTGGCTTTTTCCTTCAGGCGCGGCCTTGGAGTTATTAGCAGGAACAGGCTCCGCCTCCCCATCACTCCACCAGGCAAAGCAAAGGGTCCCCGTCACCAGAAGCACGGCGCCGGTGATGGTTACACCATAGCGAAAGGAAGAAGTCATCCCGAGCGTGCCGCCGAAAACTCAGATCCGGGGGGGGCTGGATGGGCAAAGACAACGTGGCCTGCGTCATGCTGCAATGAGGGGAAAACTGTAAGTCTTGTGACAATGACCCCCAGCAGTACTTCAGATGAGTGGCCCACTGCTCACCAATGGCCAGATAAAGAGATCTCAAGATTAATTCTATATAAGTCCTACTTCAGACCCTGGCTCTCCCTGATCATagccttgttgattttaaccatcTTCTATCATAAAGTTCCTGAAAGCTCTTAATTGTCTTGTCTGCGTATATTGGCCAGATCGTAAGCTCTACGGAGCATGGACTTTCTCCTATGtgcatctgtacagtgctgcatacgtcttgtagcactatagaaatgatagTAGATGCTCCTCCCTACATTCCCTTTACTTGTTAAGTCAGAGCATAGTGTAGcacaaataaaaacagaatggACAAATGAGGTGAGTTTAAGGCGcatgcaggctgatgcaataccatgcgctggcCGCAGCGCACGGCTCAACGCGTGATTGGATGGGCGTTTTGGACatgtgtccataacccctgatgcaaaacgggggttagcacatccaaaacacacgtccaatcgcgtgcgtaggtaatagcgctcatcacatgtaaatgcatgttgatgaggttattatcTACtctccctgatgcaaaaaaaaaaaaaaaatgtgcacccaacacgcacatttttactcgccaaaattaacgcctgccctgagCAGGAGTTAATTGTAGagatgatattaagtcagaggaactaaaaaattagaaatgtctccaaaaaaaaaaaaatttaaaaaaaagaaagggtcaGGTTAACGAGCTAacctggctgtgcacaggttaggaaaagggatgctctaaaattgagcatccattttcctaaccggcagacaGCGACCTCTCCTGGGGGCCTGCtgccaaggaagcgctaggggcgtgcaatttcccctagcacctcctttttaccgcggcaactgatttaaatattaaatcgggcgcccgggagaggtggatcggcacgCGTTAAGGGAGCGCACGTTTAGCgcacgccgatattgcatcggcctgatagtgtaGTGTGCACCTTTGCTAAGAACTGTTAACTAAACACCGGCTAATGGCAAACACCCCTGTTCTCATGCATG contains these protein-coding regions:
- the TMEM61 gene encoding transmembrane protein 61, with translation MTSSFRYGVTITGAVLLVTGTLCFAWWSDGEAEPVPANNSKAAPEGKSQALQSSPSALLRSVSFFCCGVGGFLLLFGLLWSLKASAGPVSRRYQRRLPRALHYLNMEPSKKLTNSNMDAGAIPSYEEVMTCSPVDNARSPRGVKQGGLPPPYQALNEKGAHCRGHKRSLSDSALLRSALLEAGPEAGAEHVTPPPSYETLNL